In Arachis hypogaea cultivar Tifrunner chromosome 17, arahy.Tifrunner.gnm2.J5K5, whole genome shotgun sequence, a single window of DNA contains:
- the LOC112767001 gene encoding LOB domain-containing protein 15 isoform X1, whose amino-acid sequence MFGCPETERIDEIAKKVKIEGELLTSSCSESEIEIMGRKQSLNTVTPCAACKLLRRRCAEECPFSPYFSPHEPQKFAAVHKVFGASNVSKMLMEVGEGQRADAANSLVYEANLRLRDPVYGCMGAISGLQQQIQTLQAEVNAVRAEILKYKYREAAATATATLISMNHHHHHHLPSNNQAPIIINNNNNDNNAANSSSQQQGISQPPLPPPLRPVPPNPSLPSPSTVVLSSSLSSSSASSVYNNTPPKTTLSHGSITSESVPYFA is encoded by the exons ATGTTTGGATGTCCTGAGACag aaagaatagatgagaTAGCAAAGAAGGTGAAGATAGAGGGAGAATTATTAACATCAAGTTGTAGTGAAAGTGAAATAGAAATAATGGGGAGGAAGCAAAGCTTAAACACAGTGACACCATGTGCTGCTTGCAAGCTTCTTAGAAGAAGGTGTGCTGAGGAGTGTCCCTTCTCTCCTTATTTCTCACCACATGAGCCTCAAAAGTTTGCTGCTGTTCATAAAGTCTTTGGTGCAAGCAATGTCTCCAAGATGCTCATG GAAGTAGGAGAGGGACAAAGAGCAGATGCAGCAAACAGTTTGGTATATGAAGCAAACTTGAGATTAAGAGATCCAGTTTATGGATGCATGGGTGCAATTTCAGGTttgcagcaacaaattcaaacatTGCAAGCTGAAGTCAATGCTGTTAGGGCTGAGATTCTCAAATACAAATATAGAGAAGCTGCTGCCACTGCCACTGCCACTCTCATTTCCatgaatcatcatcatcatcaccatcttccatCTAATAATCAAGCAccaataataatcaataataataataatgataataatgctgCAAACTCTTCATCACAACAACAAGGTATTTCTCAACCTCCTCTTCCTCCACCTTTGCGCCCTGTGCCGCCAAATCCATCTTTACCTTCACCTTCTACTGTTGTGCTTTCGTCGTCTTTGTCTTCGTCTTCGGCTTCTTCTGTTTACAACAACACTCCACCTAAAACCACATTGAGTCATGGATCCATTACTAGTGAAAGTGTTCCTTACTTtgcttaa
- the LOC112767001 gene encoding LOB domain-containing protein 15 isoform X2 has product MFGCPETDEIAKKVKIEGELLTSSCSESEIEIMGRKQSLNTVTPCAACKLLRRRCAEECPFSPYFSPHEPQKFAAVHKVFGASNVSKMLMEVGEGQRADAANSLVYEANLRLRDPVYGCMGAISGLQQQIQTLQAEVNAVRAEILKYKYREAAATATATLISMNHHHHHHLPSNNQAPIIINNNNNDNNAANSSSQQQGISQPPLPPPLRPVPPNPSLPSPSTVVLSSSLSSSSASSVYNNTPPKTTLSHGSITSESVPYFA; this is encoded by the exons ATGTTTGGATGTCCTGAGACag atgagaTAGCAAAGAAGGTGAAGATAGAGGGAGAATTATTAACATCAAGTTGTAGTGAAAGTGAAATAGAAATAATGGGGAGGAAGCAAAGCTTAAACACAGTGACACCATGTGCTGCTTGCAAGCTTCTTAGAAGAAGGTGTGCTGAGGAGTGTCCCTTCTCTCCTTATTTCTCACCACATGAGCCTCAAAAGTTTGCTGCTGTTCATAAAGTCTTTGGTGCAAGCAATGTCTCCAAGATGCTCATG GAAGTAGGAGAGGGACAAAGAGCAGATGCAGCAAACAGTTTGGTATATGAAGCAAACTTGAGATTAAGAGATCCAGTTTATGGATGCATGGGTGCAATTTCAGGTttgcagcaacaaattcaaacatTGCAAGCTGAAGTCAATGCTGTTAGGGCTGAGATTCTCAAATACAAATATAGAGAAGCTGCTGCCACTGCCACTGCCACTCTCATTTCCatgaatcatcatcatcatcaccatcttccatCTAATAATCAAGCAccaataataatcaataataataataatgataataatgctgCAAACTCTTCATCACAACAACAAGGTATTTCTCAACCTCCTCTTCCTCCACCTTTGCGCCCTGTGCCGCCAAATCCATCTTTACCTTCACCTTCTACTGTTGTGCTTTCGTCGTCTTTGTCTTCGTCTTCGGCTTCTTCTGTTTACAACAACACTCCACCTAAAACCACATTGAGTCATGGATCCATTACTAGTGAAAGTGTTCCTTACTTtgcttaa
- the LOC112767001 gene encoding LOB domain-containing protein 15 isoform X3: protein MGRKQSLNTVTPCAACKLLRRRCAEECPFSPYFSPHEPQKFAAVHKVFGASNVSKMLMEVGEGQRADAANSLVYEANLRLRDPVYGCMGAISGLQQQIQTLQAEVNAVRAEILKYKYREAAATATATLISMNHHHHHHLPSNNQAPIIINNNNNDNNAANSSSQQQGISQPPLPPPLRPVPPNPSLPSPSTVVLSSSLSSSSASSVYNNTPPKTTLSHGSITSESVPYFA from the exons ATGGGGAGGAAGCAAAGCTTAAACACAGTGACACCATGTGCTGCTTGCAAGCTTCTTAGAAGAAGGTGTGCTGAGGAGTGTCCCTTCTCTCCTTATTTCTCACCACATGAGCCTCAAAAGTTTGCTGCTGTTCATAAAGTCTTTGGTGCAAGCAATGTCTCCAAGATGCTCATG GAAGTAGGAGAGGGACAAAGAGCAGATGCAGCAAACAGTTTGGTATATGAAGCAAACTTGAGATTAAGAGATCCAGTTTATGGATGCATGGGTGCAATTTCAGGTttgcagcaacaaattcaaacatTGCAAGCTGAAGTCAATGCTGTTAGGGCTGAGATTCTCAAATACAAATATAGAGAAGCTGCTGCCACTGCCACTGCCACTCTCATTTCCatgaatcatcatcatcatcaccatcttccatCTAATAATCAAGCAccaataataatcaataataataataatgataataatgctgCAAACTCTTCATCACAACAACAAGGTATTTCTCAACCTCCTCTTCCTCCACCTTTGCGCCCTGTGCCGCCAAATCCATCTTTACCTTCACCTTCTACTGTTGTGCTTTCGTCGTCTTTGTCTTCGTCTTCGGCTTCTTCTGTTTACAACAACACTCCACCTAAAACCACATTGAGTCATGGATCCATTACTAGTGAAAGTGTTCCTTACTTtgcttaa